Below is a genomic region from Trichoderma asperellum chromosome 2, complete sequence.
TTGTGATGGCGACAATAATGGGCACCTTTGCACTTGTGGCATGCTTCAAAGCCTCAAGAGTCTGGGGCATGACGCTATCATCCGCGGCAACGACAAGAACCACAATGTCTGTCACGTTTGCCCCTCGCTGGCGCATGGATAAGAAAGCGGCGTGGCCAGGAGTATCGAGGAATGTGATGGACTTGCCGGATGACATCTTCACGATAAAAGCACCAATATGCTGGGTAATTCCGCCATGCTCTTGTGCTGCGACTGAAGACTTCCGAAGCCAATCTAAGAGAGTAGTTTTACCGTGGTCGACGTGGCCCATTATTGTAACGACAGGAGGACGAGAGGGCAAATTCGAGACATCTTCCGGCAATGGTCGGGGTCTGAGATCTCGAAGCGATCCGGTATCAACAGTTGGCTCAAAGCCATATTCCATTGCAATCAGGGCCGCCGTCTCACCAGTGAAGATTGTATCACTTGTGATATTCTCGAAGCCCATCTCTTCCATATCATGCAGGAAAGGGGCCACATTCTGTTTCAGAGCCTTTGACAAGTTTGATGCACTGATATATTCTGGAAGGAATATGGGAATGGTTTGTGCCTCTGCTTGAGCGGCCTGCTGCTTTAGCGCCTCTTTCTCCGCCTTCCGACGTTGCTTCTGCTCCCAGCGGTGTACGGCCTCGTCATCCCactcgtcatcttcagcggCTCGTGTTTCTCTTTGGgacttctttgcctttgatTTGGATCGAGTCTTCAcgggctcctcctcctcttcaagcTCAAGTCTCGACTTCCGTCTTTGCTTTTGGGGCTGAGCACTATCCTCAGCTTTTCGTATAGGTGTAGCTGCTTCTTCCCACTGGTCCCGATCAGCCTGCGTGCTCTTTCTCCTGTCGGTAgattgcttttgtttttcacTCTGGCTTTTATCTTTCCCTCTAAAGCTCGTAGCCCTTGTTTCCAGCTCTTTCCAAAAATCCTGAGTCGGGATTTTCTGGTCTTGAGGAGGTTTGTTAGTTGAGGTCTTGGATTCATGGCCATGTAGATGCGGCTTTGTTCCAAGCTTTGATTTGACCTTAGGCTTTCGAGATTTCGTAATTTCGCTCCACACGCCAGATTGATTTCCACGAGTATCTATTCCATGCGTGTGAGTAGCTGTCTCAGCCTTGCGATGACTAAATGAGCCCCATCCAGTCGTCTTCACGCTACTGTTTGACCTTGTTGATGAATCCTTAGTGGCTGTACTGGGGCGATTCAAAGCATTAGACAGTGTTGAGACTTTCTTCTCGACCGCAGCACCCTCGGACTTTGACGCAGAAGACCACGACTCGGGAGTTGGCGGAGGTCGTGGCTCGCGATTTGTTCTGAAGATGTCGGCCAGAACTGACTTTGACTTGCTGGCTTGCGCATTATTCCTTTGCCGATTTCCTACGCTTTTCTCGGGTTCATTCGCAGTTTTGGTCGGCACGTTCTCTACGACAGGTGATTGCTGTCTCGCTAGTCGCTCGTGCGGGAGCAATCCATCTGTTGAGGTTGAGTTGCCTGATGCCGTATTCGGCTTTGCAAATGTGCCCCAACCTCCCACTCCAGTATTGGAGAATGCACCCGGGAACCCCCCAGGCCTAGAAGGTCCCTCATTATTATTCGCAGAATTGCTGAGACATGCCGTCCTATGTAACGATCGACTTTGGCAAGCGATCGAGGCGTTGCGTTCGGTGGTGTGCCCTCGCAGCGCCTTTACGGGCTCCaatgaagcagcagaaatcGACAAGGCTCGTCCATGCTGTGATCGGGAACTGACGGCAAGACTCTGTCGGCAAAATGCGCACACGAAGGGATGGCTGCGATCCTGGAACGTATGATGTCAGCTACCAAGCCAGTATAACGGAGCTCAATTGGGCAGCAAAGATGCACACCTTCCACGCACGAGCCCTTAACATTGCAGCAGCGGATATCTAAGAAGCTCACGTAAGGCTTCTGTCGACATTGGATACGGGTAGCATGTATGGATAGAGGTCGTTGTTGAACAGCTCTTGTTCTAGGCTTAGCGGGATacggattttttttttttttaagcctTGAGATGGGAATAATTTACTTGGGGACGCATATCGGGATTAAATAGTCCGCGTTTGTAGCTACAAGAAAGTCT
It encodes:
- a CDS encoding uncharacterized protein (BUSCO:EOG092D136Q), translated to MLRARAWKDRSHPFVCAFCRQSLAVSSRSQHGRALSISAASLEPVKALRGHTTERNASIACQSRSLHRTACLSNSANNNEGPSRPGGFPGAFSNTGVGGWGTFAKPNTASGNSTSTDGLLPHERLARQQSPVVENVPTKTANEPEKSVGNRQRNNAQASKSKSVLADIFRTNREPRPPPTPESWSSASKSEGAAVEKKVSTLSNALNRPSTATKDSSTRSNSSVKTTGWGSFSHRKAETATHTHGIDTRGNQSGVWSEITKSRKPKVKSKLGTKPHLHGHESKTSTNKPPQDQKIPTQDFWKELETRATSFRGKDKSQSEKQKQSTDRRKSTQADRDQWEEAATPIRKAEDSAQPQKQRRKSRLELEEEEEPVKTRSKSKAKKSQRETRAAEDDEWDDEAVHRWEQKQRRKAEKEALKQQAAQAEAQTIPIFLPEYISASNLSKALKQNVAPFLHDMEEMGFENITSDTIFTGETAALIAMEYGFEPTVDTGSLRDLRPRPLPEDVSNLPSRPPVVTIMGHVDHGKTTLLDWLRKSSVAAQEHGGITQHIGAFIVKMSSGKSITFLDTPGHAAFLSMRQRGANVTDIVVLVVAADDSVMPQTLEALKHATSAKVPIIVAITKVDKEDARIDQVKADLSRHGVEIEDYGGDVQVVCVSGKTGQGMEDLEENIVTLSEILDVRAEDDGMAEGWVLESSIKPQGKAATILVKRGTLRPGDLIVAGKTWARIRVLRNEAGLELNSAPPGTPVEILGWRELPSAGEQVLQSPDEAKAKTAVEYRQEMAGREQSSIQLAEQEQRQREKVAADAAATETEGASKATAGESTTTGIFTQNFTVKADVVGSVEAVCGTVLELGSHEVQPKILRSSAGQITEYDIDHAATSNSIIINFNCTIPPHIKQRAEEAKVKILDHKVIYHVIDDVKAALSDLLPMNVTFRVNGEADVLQVFPINLKKRVFRNIAGCRVRNGSIKRSSRVKVIRRGEVIYDGKIDTLKHVKKDVQEMGKGTECGIGLEEFDGFQADDQIQTYEEIKERRSL